A portion of the Streptomyces sp. NBC_00376 genome contains these proteins:
- a CDS encoding type II toxin-antitoxin system VapC family toxin — MAERHAAGVLDTCTYIDLDLLRAEDLPVLPALTAVTMAELQQGVAMARDPGVRVARMEKLGAAVADFEPLPFDGDAAARYGSLVALVIAARRDPRPRRMDLMIASIASVRGLPLYTRNAADFKGLEGALTVVPV; from the coding sequence GTGGCTGAACGACATGCCGCGGGCGTGCTCGACACCTGCACGTACATCGACCTCGATCTGCTTCGTGCCGAGGATCTGCCGGTCCTCCCGGCGCTCACCGCCGTGACGATGGCCGAGCTCCAGCAGGGTGTGGCGATGGCCCGGGATCCCGGCGTGCGGGTGGCCCGGATGGAGAAACTCGGCGCCGCGGTCGCCGACTTCGAGCCGCTTCCCTTCGACGGGGACGCCGCCGCCCGCTACGGGAGCCTGGTGGCGCTGGTGATCGCCGCCCGGCGTGATCCGCGGCCCCGGCGCATGGACCTGATGATCGCGTCCATCGCCTCGGTCAGGGGGCTGCCGCTCTACACGCGCAACGCGGCCGACTTCAAGGGGCTGGAGGGCGCGCTCACCGTCGTCCCGGTGTGA
- a CDS encoding type II toxin-antitoxin system Phd/YefM family antitoxin produces the protein MKTITQREFRNNSAEVMNAVEAGEVFHITRNGIEVAELRPLTRKRQLSSEELVARHRRLPRVDGEQMRREADALFGAEDRVGDEDPWERERG, from the coding sequence ATGAAGACCATCACCCAGCGCGAGTTCCGGAACAACTCCGCCGAAGTCATGAACGCCGTGGAGGCGGGCGAGGTCTTTCACATCACCCGCAACGGAATAGAGGTCGCCGAACTGCGGCCGCTGACCCGGAAACGGCAGCTGAGCTCCGAAGAGCTGGTGGCCAGGCACCGCCGGCTGCCCCGTGTGGACGGCGAGCAGATGCGCCGCGAGGCCGATGCGCTCTTCGGAGCCGAGGACCGGGTCGGGGACGAGGACCCGTGGGAGCGCGAGCGTGGCTGA
- a CDS encoding pyridoxine/pyridoxamine 5'-phosphate oxidase yields the protein MTDAHQSFLDLLHAQRVWDVELPGFDPAAAPPDPLPLFRSWFAEAVAAGQVEPHTMSLATVDAEGHPDVRTVMLHDADERGWHFATHRTSAKGRQLAARPYAALGFYWPVQGRQVRVRGPVTACAPDESLADLHARSTGALASALTGSQSEVLGSLEELTRTADAAWERARAEPDAEVTSWTRYVAEAREVEFFQGDAARRHVRLRYRRQDAAGNDAAWTRELLWP from the coding sequence ATGACCGACGCACACCAGAGCTTCCTGGACCTCCTCCATGCCCAGCGCGTCTGGGACGTGGAGCTTCCCGGCTTCGACCCGGCCGCCGCGCCCCCGGACCCGCTTCCCCTCTTCCGCAGCTGGTTCGCCGAGGCGGTGGCCGCCGGACAGGTGGAGCCGCACACCATGTCGCTGGCCACCGTGGACGCCGAGGGCCACCCCGATGTGCGGACGGTGATGCTGCACGACGCGGACGAGCGCGGCTGGCACTTCGCCACCCATCGCACCAGTGCGAAGGGCCGCCAGCTCGCCGCCCGGCCGTATGCGGCGCTCGGCTTCTACTGGCCGGTGCAGGGCCGGCAGGTACGGGTGCGGGGGCCGGTCACCGCTTGCGCGCCCGACGAGAGCCTGGCCGATCTGCACGCCCGCTCGACCGGCGCGCTCGCATCCGCGCTGACCGGGTCGCAGAGCGAGGTGCTGGGCTCGCTGGAGGAGCTGACCCGCACCGCCGACGCCGCCTGGGAACGGGCACGGGCCGAGCCGGACGCGGAGGTGACGAGCTGGACCCGGTACGTGGCCGAGGCCCGGGAGGTCGAGTTCTTCCAGGGCGACGCGGCACGCCGGCACGTACGGCTGCGCTACCGCAGGCAGGACGCGGCCGGGAACGACGCGGCCTGGACCCGGGAGCTGCTCTGGCCGTGA
- a CDS encoding ferredoxin, with protein sequence MRISIDKDRCIGAGQCALTAPKVFTQDDDGFSELLPGYEEALDGATVKEAVRVCPVQAITLD encoded by the coding sequence ATGCGGATCAGTATCGACAAGGACCGGTGCATCGGCGCGGGCCAGTGCGCGCTCACCGCGCCGAAGGTGTTCACCCAGGACGACGACGGGTTCAGCGAACTGCTGCCCGGCTACGAGGAGGCCCTCGACGGCGCCACCGTGAAGGAGGCCGTCCGGGTCTGCCCGGTGCAGGCGATCACCCTGGACTGA
- a CDS encoding cytochrome P450, translating into MADAETISFPQNRTCPYNPPTGYREHRGQRPVSPAKLFDGRMVWLVTGHAEARSLLVDQRLSSDRENPAFPFFAERLAASTLRRVELLGVDDPEHNAQRRMLIPSFTVKRTAALRPQIQETVDRLLDAMAEQGPPTDLVDAFALPVPSMVICALLGVPYEDHEFFEAQSRKLLRGPAAADVEAARDELDDYFRVLIEQKRAAPGEGLLDELIVKQLETGGVDHDELVRLAQILLVAGHETTANMISLGTFTLLQHPDQLARMRESEGLMGSAVEELLRFLSIADGISRVAVEDIEIGGVTIHAGDGVILTTAVINRDEAVYPSPDELDLGRNARNHVAFGFGIHQCLGQNLARAELEIALPALFDRLPGLRLAVPAEEIPFKPGDTIQGLFELPVTW; encoded by the coding sequence ATGGCAGATGCCGAGACCATCTCCTTTCCGCAGAACCGCACCTGTCCCTACAACCCGCCGACGGGATATCGCGAGCACCGGGGGCAGCGGCCCGTGTCTCCCGCCAAACTCTTCGACGGCCGCATGGTGTGGCTGGTGACCGGGCACGCCGAGGCGCGTTCGCTCCTGGTGGACCAGAGGCTCTCGTCCGACCGGGAGAACCCCGCGTTCCCGTTCTTCGCCGAGCGGCTGGCCGCGAGCACCCTGCGCCGCGTGGAACTGCTCGGGGTCGACGACCCGGAGCACAACGCCCAGCGCCGGATGCTGATCCCGAGCTTCACGGTCAAGCGGACGGCCGCGCTCCGGCCGCAGATCCAGGAGACCGTGGACCGACTGCTCGACGCGATGGCCGAGCAAGGCCCGCCGACCGATCTGGTCGACGCCTTCGCCCTGCCCGTACCGTCCATGGTCATCTGCGCCCTGCTCGGGGTGCCCTACGAGGACCACGAGTTCTTCGAGGCGCAGTCGCGCAAGCTGCTCCGCGGTCCGGCGGCCGCGGATGTCGAGGCGGCGCGGGACGAGCTGGACGACTACTTCCGGGTGCTGATCGAGCAGAAGCGGGCCGCTCCGGGCGAAGGGCTGCTGGACGAGCTCATCGTCAAGCAGCTGGAGACCGGGGGCGTGGACCACGACGAGCTGGTGCGGCTGGCCCAGATCCTGCTCGTCGCCGGGCACGAGACGACCGCGAACATGATCTCGCTCGGTACGTTCACACTGCTCCAGCATCCCGATCAGCTGGCCCGGATGCGTGAGTCCGAGGGGCTGATGGGTTCGGCGGTCGAGGAACTGCTCCGCTTCCTGTCCATCGCCGACGGGATTTCCCGGGTGGCCGTCGAGGACATCGAGATCGGCGGGGTGACCATTCACGCGGGGGACGGTGTCATCCTGACCACGGCGGTGATCAACCGGGACGAGGCCGTTTATCCGTCACCGGACGAGCTGGACCTCGGCCGGAACGCGCGCAATCACGTCGCTTTCGGGTTCGGAATCCATCAGTGCCTGGGCCAGAATCTGGCACGGGCCGAACTGGAGATCGCGCTGCCCGCGCTTTTCGACCGTCTCCCCGGTCTGCGGCTCGCGGTACCCGCGGAAGAAATCCCGTTCAAGCCCGGTGACACCATTCAGGGGCTGTTCGAACTCCCCGTGACCTGGTGA
- the htpX gene encoding zinc metalloprotease HtpX, with product MSRTLSRTRAGARPRSRYAPDSGLTTRMVGTMFLIGLLYVVLVGVLLAVLRGAWPIILILVGGMFIAQFWFSDRIAAFSMGAHEVTPEEAPELHGAVDRICALADMPKPRVAIARSDVPNAFATGRSEKTALVCATTGLLRRLDPPELEGVLAHEMSHVAHRDVAVMTIASFLGVLAGVITRVALWGGLSRNSRSNDPVGIAIMLIPLVSAVVYALSFLLTRLLSRYRELSADRTAALLTGRPSALASALTKVTGQMARIPTEDLRKAEPYNAFYFVPAFSSKESLSRLLSSHPTLEQRLDQLARISADLARP from the coding sequence ATGAGCCGAACCCTTTCCCGTACCCGCGCCGGCGCGCGTCCCCGTTCCCGTTACGCCCCCGACAGCGGGTTGACCACGCGCATGGTCGGCACCATGTTCCTGATCGGCCTGCTGTACGTGGTGCTCGTGGGCGTGCTGCTCGCCGTGCTGCGCGGCGCCTGGCCGATCATTCTGATCCTCGTCGGTGGCATGTTCATCGCGCAGTTCTGGTTCAGCGACCGCATCGCGGCGTTCAGCATGGGCGCCCATGAGGTCACCCCGGAGGAGGCGCCCGAGCTGCACGGTGCCGTCGACCGGATCTGCGCCCTTGCCGACATGCCGAAACCACGCGTGGCGATCGCCCGGAGCGACGTACCGAACGCCTTCGCGACGGGCCGCAGCGAGAAGACCGCCCTCGTCTGCGCCACCACCGGTCTGCTGCGCAGACTCGATCCCCCGGAGCTGGAGGGTGTGCTCGCGCACGAGATGTCGCACGTGGCGCACCGCGATGTCGCCGTCATGACGATCGCCTCGTTCCTCGGCGTGCTCGCCGGCGTCATCACCCGCGTCGCCCTGTGGGGCGGGCTCTCCCGCAACAGTCGCAGCAATGACCCAGTCGGCATCGCGATCATGCTGATCCCGCTGGTCAGCGCGGTCGTGTACGCCCTGAGCTTCCTGCTGACCCGGCTGCTCTCCCGCTACCGCGAGCTCTCCGCCGACCGCACCGCCGCCCTGCTCACCGGCCGCCCCTCCGCACTCGCCTCCGCCCTCACCAAGGTGACCGGCCAGATGGCCCGTATCCCGACCGAGGACCTGCGGAAGGCGGAGCCGTACAACGCCTTCTACTTCGTCCCCGCGTTCTCCTCCAAGGAGAGCCTGAGCCGGCTGCTCTCCTCCCACCCGACCCTCGAACAGCGCCTCGACCAGCTGGCCCGCATCTCCGCCGACCTCGCCCGTCCGTGA
- the pspAB gene encoding PspA-associated protein PspAB, whose protein sequence is MGLLDTILGRSKPVRPDLDQLFAVPSAALTLQAGAGFTPTGLGSVCFAEVEGGTFARVQQDVRELLDADTGRGGIPVEFSQDAYGYTWLLSRRPADDTAALVNDLHAVNTLLQDGGFGPHLLCSLIGFRDARDRPLALVYLYKRGTFYPFAPLPGGVERRDNQLELQVRAVLGDDLRVEKDLARWFPVWGAPGL, encoded by the coding sequence ATGGGTCTTCTCGACACCATCCTCGGCCGCAGCAAGCCGGTCCGCCCCGACCTCGACCAGCTCTTCGCCGTACCCTCCGCCGCCCTCACCCTCCAGGCGGGCGCGGGCTTCACACCGACCGGTCTCGGCTCGGTCTGCTTCGCGGAGGTCGAGGGCGGCACCTTCGCCCGCGTCCAGCAGGACGTACGAGAACTGCTCGACGCCGACACCGGCCGCGGCGGAATCCCGGTGGAGTTCAGCCAGGACGCGTACGGCTACACCTGGCTGCTCTCCCGCCGCCCGGCCGATGACACCGCCGCCCTGGTCAACGACCTGCACGCGGTCAACACCCTGCTCCAGGACGGCGGGTTCGGCCCGCACCTGCTCTGCTCCCTGATCGGCTTCCGCGATGCGCGGGACCGTCCGCTGGCCCTGGTCTACCTCTACAAGCGCGGCACGTTCTACCCGTTCGCACCCCTGCCCGGCGGTGTGGAGAGGCGGGACAACCAGCTGGAGTTGCAGGTCAGAGCGGTGCTCGGCGACGACCTGCGGGTGGAGAAGGACCTGGCCCGGTGGTTCCCGGTGTGGGGGGCACCGGGGCTGTGA
- a CDS encoding DUF1707 SHOCT-like domain-containing protein, translating to MTAEPARSAARMRASDADREAVVEQLREAAAEGRIDMDELDTRLGAALSAKTYAELAPLTEDLVPIEVATGEPLVLKGGMHGATRSGVWKVPPVIRAQGGIGGVRIDFTRAECRLREISLEVRGEMAGVKIVIPEGWTVHTDSLDLGIGGLKDKTSDARTPGAPLLRLTGSCGMGGVVVRHPNFRERRKLRSIEP from the coding sequence ATGACTGCTGAGCCCGCCCGTTCCGCCGCCCGTATGCGCGCTTCGGATGCCGATCGCGAGGCGGTGGTCGAGCAGTTGCGCGAGGCGGCGGCCGAGGGCCGCATCGACATGGACGAGCTGGACACCCGGCTCGGGGCGGCGCTCTCCGCCAAGACCTACGCCGAACTCGCGCCCCTCACCGAGGACCTGGTCCCCATCGAGGTGGCCACCGGTGAACCGCTGGTCCTCAAGGGCGGCATGCACGGCGCGACGCGCTCGGGTGTCTGGAAGGTTCCCCCGGTGATACGCGCCCAGGGCGGCATCGGCGGCGTCCGGATCGACTTCACCCGCGCCGAGTGCCGGCTGCGCGAGATCTCGCTGGAAGTGCGCGGCGAGATGGCCGGGGTGAAGATCGTGATCCCGGAGGGCTGGACCGTACACACCGACAGTCTGGACCTGGGGATCGGCGGTCTGAAGGACAAGACCAGCGACGCGCGGACCCCCGGCGCCCCGCTCCTCCGGCTGACGGGCTCCTGCGGCATGGGCGGTGTGGTCGTACGCCACCCGAACTTCCGCGAACGGCGCAAGCTGCGCAGCATCGAGCCCTGA
- a CDS encoding Zn-ribbon domain-containing OB-fold protein: MTAAAVRFDLPEPDAFTRPYWDAAARGRLLLRRCHDCGRAHHYPREFCPHCWSEDCAWERASGDATLYTWSVVHRNDLPPFGARVPYVAAVVDLAEGPRMMTEVVGCEESALAIGMALRVTFRQEEGEEAVPVFHPGDR; this comes from the coding sequence GTGACCGCGGCCGCCGTACGTTTCGACCTTCCCGAGCCCGACGCCTTCACCCGCCCGTACTGGGACGCCGCCGCCCGGGGGCGGTTGCTGCTGCGCCGCTGTCACGACTGCGGGCGCGCGCACCACTACCCGCGCGAGTTCTGCCCGCACTGCTGGAGCGAGGACTGCGCCTGGGAGCGGGCGAGCGGGGACGCCACGCTCTACACCTGGTCCGTCGTCCACCGCAACGACCTGCCGCCGTTCGGCGCCCGCGTCCCGTACGTCGCCGCCGTGGTCGACCTGGCGGAGGGGCCGCGGATGATGACGGAGGTCGTGGGGTGCGAGGAGTCCGCGCTCGCCATCGGCATGGCGCTGCGGGTGACCTTCCGGCAGGAGGAGGGGGAGGAGGCCGTCCCGGTCTTCCACCCCGGGGACCGCTGA
- a CDS encoding DoxX family membrane protein produces MQTIWLGGAEWLAVLRIGLGLWWLESWRHKDKKGWFERGTGIAWAADVAGKHRWPVVRTGFQKIVAPRPKVMAYVVVYAELALGLGLVVGFLTPVALVAGLLLNLLYLVLMIHDWAEQGQNAMMALISLVALFAMAWQTWSLDNAIGLFL; encoded by the coding sequence ATGCAGACGATCTGGCTCGGCGGAGCCGAGTGGCTCGCCGTTCTCCGGATAGGCCTCGGCCTGTGGTGGCTGGAGAGCTGGCGGCACAAGGACAAGAAGGGCTGGTTCGAGCGCGGAACGGGCATCGCCTGGGCCGCGGATGTCGCGGGCAAGCACCGCTGGCCGGTCGTACGCACCGGATTCCAGAAGATCGTCGCCCCGCGCCCCAAGGTCATGGCATACGTCGTCGTGTACGCCGAACTCGCCCTGGGACTCGGCCTGGTCGTCGGATTCCTCACCCCGGTCGCGCTGGTCGCGGGGCTCCTGCTCAACCTGCTCTATCTGGTGCTGATGATCCACGACTGGGCCGAGCAGGGACAGAACGCGATGATGGCGCTCATCTCGCTCGTCGCGCTGTTCGCTATGGCCTGGCAGACCTGGTCCCTCGACAACGCGATCGGACTCTTCCTGTGA
- a CDS encoding flavin-containing monooxygenase codes for MSDSALTAGIPISAPTDLTEGRPVYVVGGGPGGLAAAAALREQGVRAVVLEKSGNVGASWRRHYDRLHLHTTRSRSALPGLAMPRRFGRWVSRDDVVRYLDKYAEHHELEVVTGVEVSRIDRAPDGRDWQLTATGGRVLTGRAVVVATGFNHTPRVPDWPGLDTFTGDLVHACDYRNPAPYAGKDVLVVGIGNTGAEIAVDLVEGGASRVRIAVRTVPHIVRRSTAGWPAQLTGILVRRLPVRLVDRAGRLMARAAVPDLSAQGLPRPDTGLYSRVKDGAIPVQDVGLIDAVKRGRVVPVAAVESFDGDAVVLADGERITPDAVIAATGYRRALEGLVGHLGVLDARGRPVVHGARTPKQAPGLYFTGFTNPISGMLRELALDARKIAKRVARRG; via the coding sequence ATGTCCGACAGCGCACTTACCGCCGGTATCCCCATATCGGCCCCCACCGACCTCACCGAGGGCCGTCCCGTCTACGTGGTCGGCGGCGGTCCGGGCGGTCTCGCAGCCGCGGCGGCCCTGCGCGAGCAGGGCGTACGGGCGGTCGTGCTGGAGAAGTCCGGGAACGTGGGCGCGTCCTGGCGCCGCCACTACGACCGGCTGCACCTCCACACGACCCGGAGCCGGTCCGCGCTGCCGGGGCTCGCGATGCCGCGTCGGTTCGGGCGCTGGGTGTCCCGGGACGACGTGGTGCGCTATCTGGACAAGTACGCCGAGCACCATGAGCTGGAGGTGGTGACGGGCGTCGAGGTGTCCCGGATCGACCGCGCCCCGGACGGCAGGGACTGGCAGCTGACCGCGACCGGCGGCCGGGTGCTGACCGGCCGGGCGGTCGTCGTCGCCACCGGCTTCAACCACACCCCGCGCGTCCCCGACTGGCCCGGCCTCGACACCTTCACCGGCGATCTGGTCCACGCCTGCGACTACCGCAACCCCGCCCCGTACGCGGGCAAGGACGTCCTGGTCGTCGGCATCGGCAACACGGGCGCGGAGATCGCCGTCGACCTGGTCGAGGGCGGGGCGTCGCGGGTCCGGATCGCCGTGCGCACCGTGCCGCACATCGTGCGCCGCTCGACGGCGGGCTGGCCCGCGCAGTTGACCGGCATCCTGGTACGCAGGCTGCCGGTCCGTCTGGTCGACCGGGCCGGGCGCCTGATGGCCAGGGCCGCCGTGCCCGACCTCTCCGCGCAGGGCCTCCCCCGCCCGGACACCGGTCTGTACTCACGGGTCAAGGACGGCGCGATCCCGGTGCAGGACGTGGGACTGATCGACGCGGTGAAGCGCGGCCGGGTGGTACCGGTGGCGGCCGTCGAGTCGTTCGACGGGGACGCGGTGGTACTGGCCGACGGCGAGCGGATCACCCCGGACGCGGTGATCGCGGCGACCGGCTACCGGCGTGCCCTGGAGGGCCTGGTCGGCCATCTCGGCGTACTGGACGCCCGGGGCCGGCCGGTGGTCCACGGCGCCCGCACCCCCAAGCAGGCTCCCGGTCTGTACTTCACCGGCTTCACCAACCCGATCAGCGGCATGCTGCGCGAACTGGCCCTGGACGCGCGGAAGATCGCGAAGAGGGTGGCACGCCGGGGCTGA
- a CDS encoding acetate--CoA ligase family protein, which yields MLGSTHGTLTTDFRARVVACGEEPHAAVHSMTVAAATEGVLDVSGRPLYAAVPDLDRFFRPGSVAVVGASDTEGRPNTGITRQLIRWAERVGARLYPVHPTRESVFGLACSPSVAELPEQVDLAVLLVGDPLPVIEELAQAKVRFAVAFASGFAETGEEGAAAQARLAAAVERSGLRLLGPNTNLNAFEEFRDDLDGPAIALITQSGHQGRPVYTLQELGVRLSHWAPTGNEADLETADFISYFSQRPEVGAIACYVEGLKDGRSFLLAADRAARAGVPVVAVKVGRTETGARMAASHTGKLTGADQVVDAAMRQFGVIRVDGLDELQDTAALLARARKPQAEGVVVYSISGGTGAHFSDLATGAGLSLPTLSEAKQRELHEWIPGYLNVANPVDNGGHPVGDWRGRKIIDAILADPDVGVLICPITGPFPPMSDKLAQDLVDAAEATDKLVCVVWGSPVGTEEAYRTTLLGSSRVATFRTFGNCITAVKAYLDHHRFAASYRSPFDEAPRTPSPSFRKAQALMRPGQQLSEHAAKQLLRAYGIRVPREQLVTSAAASVRAAALVGYPVVMKASGARLAHKTELGLVKVGLTSASQVRDAYRELTDIARFEGIELDGILVCQMVERGVEMMVGVTQDALFGPTVTVGLGGVLVEVLHDAAVRVPPFGEDQARSMLAELRGRALLEGVRGGPPVDVDALVEVVLRVQRMALELGDDLAELDINPLMVLGRGQGAVALDALAVCR from the coding sequence ATGCTTGGATCGACTCACGGCACCCTCACCACCGACTTCCGCGCCAGGGTGGTGGCCTGCGGCGAAGAGCCGCATGCCGCCGTCCACAGCATGACGGTCGCCGCCGCAACGGAAGGCGTGCTGGACGTCAGCGGCCGGCCGTTGTACGCGGCCGTACCGGATCTGGACCGGTTCTTCCGGCCCGGCTCCGTGGCCGTCGTCGGCGCGTCCGACACCGAGGGACGGCCCAACACCGGCATCACCCGGCAGCTGATCCGCTGGGCCGAGCGGGTCGGGGCGCGGCTGTATCCCGTGCACCCCACCCGGGAGTCCGTGTTCGGGCTGGCCTGTTCTCCTTCCGTCGCGGAGCTGCCGGAGCAGGTCGATCTGGCCGTGCTGCTCGTCGGCGACCCGCTCCCGGTGATCGAGGAACTCGCCCAGGCCAAGGTGCGGTTCGCCGTCGCCTTCGCCTCCGGGTTCGCCGAGACCGGCGAGGAGGGCGCCGCCGCCCAGGCCCGGCTGGCCGCCGCGGTGGAACGGTCCGGGCTGCGGCTGCTCGGGCCGAACACCAACCTCAACGCCTTCGAGGAGTTCCGGGACGATCTGGACGGGCCGGCCATCGCGCTGATCACCCAGTCCGGTCACCAGGGCCGCCCCGTCTACACCCTTCAGGAGCTGGGCGTGCGGCTCTCGCACTGGGCGCCCACGGGCAACGAGGCGGATCTGGAGACCGCCGACTTCATCTCGTACTTCTCTCAGCGCCCCGAGGTCGGGGCCATCGCCTGTTACGTGGAGGGGCTCAAGGACGGTCGCTCCTTCCTGCTCGCCGCGGACCGGGCCGCGCGGGCCGGGGTCCCGGTCGTGGCGGTCAAGGTGGGGCGTACCGAGACGGGGGCCAGGATGGCCGCGTCACACACCGGCAAGCTGACCGGCGCCGACCAGGTGGTGGACGCGGCGATGCGGCAGTTCGGCGTGATCCGGGTGGACGGGCTCGACGAACTCCAGGACACCGCGGCGCTGCTCGCGCGGGCCCGGAAGCCGCAGGCCGAGGGGGTCGTCGTGTATTCGATCTCGGGCGGCACGGGCGCGCACTTCTCGGACCTGGCGACCGGCGCGGGGCTGAGCCTGCCCACCCTGTCCGAGGCGAAGCAGCGCGAGCTGCACGAGTGGATCCCCGGCTATCTGAACGTGGCGAACCCGGTCGACAACGGCGGGCATCCGGTCGGCGACTGGCGCGGCCGGAAGATCATCGACGCGATACTCGCCGACCCCGACGTCGGGGTGCTGATCTGTCCGATCACCGGCCCCTTCCCGCCGATGAGCGACAAGCTCGCGCAGGACCTGGTGGACGCGGCGGAGGCCACGGACAAACTGGTGTGCGTGGTGTGGGGCTCGCCCGTCGGCACGGAGGAGGCGTACCGCACGACGCTGCTCGGCTCGTCCCGCGTCGCCACCTTCCGCACCTTCGGCAACTGCATCACCGCCGTGAAGGCCTACCTGGACCACCACCGGTTCGCCGCTTCCTACCGCTCCCCCTTCGACGAGGCGCCGCGCACGCCCTCGCCCTCGTTCCGCAAGGCGCAGGCACTGATGCGTCCGGGCCAGCAGCTGAGCGAGCACGCGGCGAAGCAGCTGCTGCGGGCGTACGGGATCCGCGTGCCGCGCGAACAGTTGGTGACCAGCGCCGCGGCATCCGTCCGGGCCGCGGCACTGGTCGGCTACCCGGTCGTCATGAAGGCGTCGGGCGCCAGGCTCGCCCACAAGACCGAACTGGGCCTGGTCAAGGTCGGGCTCACCTCCGCGAGCCAGGTGCGGGACGCCTATCGCGAACTGACCGACATCGCACGGTTCGAGGGCATCGAGCTGGACGGGATCCTGGTCTGCCAGATGGTCGAGCGGGGCGTCGAGATGATGGTCGGCGTCACCCAGGACGCGCTGTTCGGGCCGACGGTGACGGTCGGGCTCGGGGGCGTACTCGTCGAGGTGCTGCACGACGCGGCGGTACGGGTGCCGCCGTTCGGCGAGGACCAGGCACGGTCGATGCTGGCCGAACTGCGCGGCCGGGCCCTGCTGGAGGGTGTGCGCGGTGGTCCGCCGGTGGATGTGGACGCGCTCGTCGAGGTCGTGCTGCGGGTGCAGCGGATGGCGCTGGAACTGGGCGACGACCTCGCCGAACTGGACATCAACCCGCTGATGGTGCTCGGGCGGGGGCAGGGCGCGGTGGCGCTGGACGCGCTCGCCGTCTGCCGCTGA
- a CDS encoding enoyl-CoA hydratase/isomerase family protein has protein sequence MPSSPEDITESAESADPLHSLVLHATDNGVSWITLNRPEAMNAVTWEQRERVIGLLAEASADPAVRTVVLTATGRGFCAGADLRGAPATGERVPGDVARTIRLGAQRLIAAVLDCEKPVIAAVNGTAAGIGAHLAFACDLVLAAGSAKFIEVFVRRGLVPDGGGAYLLPRLIGPQRAKELMFFGDSLPAAEAERLGLVNRVVPDEELAATAREWAQRLAEGPTRSIALTKQLVNASLDADRSTAFAAEAMAQEINMTTQDANEGVASFVERRAPKYRGI, from the coding sequence ATGCCGTCCTCCCCCGAAGACATCACCGAGTCCGCCGAATCCGCCGACCCGCTCCATTCATTGGTACTCCACGCCACTGACAACGGCGTCTCGTGGATCACGCTCAACCGCCCCGAAGCGATGAACGCCGTCACCTGGGAGCAGCGGGAACGCGTCATCGGCCTGCTCGCCGAGGCCTCCGCCGATCCGGCGGTCCGGACCGTCGTCCTCACCGCCACCGGCCGCGGTTTCTGCGCGGGCGCCGACCTGCGCGGCGCCCCGGCGACCGGCGAGCGGGTGCCGGGCGATGTGGCCCGTACGATCCGGCTCGGTGCGCAGCGGCTGATCGCCGCGGTCCTGGACTGCGAGAAACCCGTCATCGCGGCCGTCAACGGCACGGCGGCCGGCATCGGCGCCCATCTCGCGTTCGCCTGCGATCTGGTGCTGGCCGCCGGATCGGCGAAGTTCATCGAGGTGTTCGTACGGCGCGGCCTCGTACCCGACGGCGGCGGCGCGTATCTGCTGCCGCGGCTGATCGGCCCGCAGCGCGCCAAGGAGCTGATGTTCTTCGGCGACTCGCTCCCGGCAGCAGAGGCGGAACGCCTGGGGCTGGTCAACCGGGTCGTGCCGGACGAGGAGCTGGCGGCGACGGCGCGGGAGTGGGCGCAGCGGCTGGCCGAGGGACCGACCCGGTCGATCGCCCTCACCAAGCAGCTCGTCAACGCGTCGCTGGACGCCGACCGGTCGACGGCGTTCGCCGCCGAGGCCATGGCCCAGGAGATCAACATGACGACGCAGGACGCCAACGAGGGCGTGGCGAGCTTCGTGGAGCGGAGAGCGCCGAAGTACCGGGGGATCTAG